One Dioscorea cayenensis subsp. rotundata cultivar TDr96_F1 chromosome 19, TDr96_F1_v2_PseudoChromosome.rev07_lg8_w22 25.fasta, whole genome shotgun sequence genomic window, GAAGACTTCAAATGCTGCAACCGTGAAAGCTGATATGTCTTCAAAATCAGAAGGTAAGGCAGAAAAGACTACAAAGCCGGGGCCTATTAAAACCGAGAAGAATGCCAGGAGCGCAGTTGAACAAGCAAATGATGGTGAAAGAACACCGATTGGTGAGAAACATGCTTCTGTTGCAAAGAAGCCGTTACCATCCACTGTTGAACCTCCGAGGCTCACGAAGATGATCAAATGCAATGACCCTCAGCGTGATAAGGTTCGGGATCTTCTGGCCCAGTCGTTTGCAAAAGTTTCTGACGAGACCACCAAGAGCAATCGGGAGGAAGTGAGAAACATTCTGGATGAAGTAGATGCTTGTGATCCCATCCGTGTAGCGGTTACAGTAGAGTCTGTGTTGTTTGAAAAGTTGGGCCACTTCAACGGCGCCCAGAGAGTGAAACTTCGATCTATAATGTTCAATCTGAGGGATGATAAAAACCCTGATCTGAGAAGAAGAGTTCTCATCGGCGATGTTAAACCAGAGAGACTGATTGATATGCCAGCTGAAGAGATGGCCAGTGATGAGCGGAAACTCTCGAACAAACAGATCAAAGAGAAGGCTTTGTTCGAATGTGAGCGTGCAGGAGCTCCAAAAGCTTCAACTGATCAGTTTAAATGCGGTCGCTGCGGGCAGAGGCAGACAACATACTATCAATTACAAACTCGGAGTGCAGATGAACCCATGACAACCTTTGTTACCTGTGTGAACTGCAATAATCATTGGAAGTTCTGTTAATTGCTCTTTTGACAGGGTAGGTAGCAATCTTCTTTATTGggtattttctttctttttttttcttgctcttTTTGTTAGAAATTCAGATTTATGAACTAGTTTTTGTTGTAATTCCCTTTGCTCCTTGTGGACAAACAGTTGGAGGATTTAATTGGAAGTCAAATTTAagattttcaaaatgtttaatgTTATCTTTAAGATGGGCAAATTTTTGCATGATACCATTGTTTATTGTATTGCTGCAATATTGATTATAAGATGACATTGATAATCTGGTCCTGTTGTTCAACGAGTGCACTATGCACCGTGCTAGATTATTTAAAAAGTTGTAAAACAAAGAACTTAGCCTAGTAAATGGCTCTATGAATAACTCTTCtttctttgaaattattttagtaTGTTACTATAACTCTGctattaaattgaaaataataaaatttgaatttattcagAAAGGATAATTAAAGGCCATTTTGTGTATACCTCTATgagattttctttgttttgcatgacatttaaatttcattatatttacaCATGACTCCTCCAAGGCTTTGTATTCTTAAAACCCATGACATTAGGTAAAAGCCTCTAACTCATAGTTAAGATTGATTTTAGCCAATTTTGTGTAGTATTTTAGTTATCTCCACACAAATAAAACCATGAGAGACTTTTCTTTAAGATGAAGGGCTTTTCTCAAAGTGAGAGTGAAGGGCTTCTatagtttttttcaataaatttttaaattaaaaaaatctaaacattaGGTTTAAGTCATATACACTTGTAAGTagattactattttttaaaaatgtttatttacaGCTATTGAATGATGATCCAACagctattatttatatagatactGTACAGATTTATTGTTCATGATTACTATGCATGAttgtataatattatttgatacTGTTTATCACtgtttatgaataaattttaactCTCTGGATGATGGAACACctctagattttaaaaaatttatatatattttgtttgccTCCTTTCAATCTTACTAATCTAAAGATTATATACCAAAAAAACAGTTTAAGGAGTTGTGTAAGATTATGGAAAGTCAATGaggtttccaaaaataaataaataaataaaatcttaattaattagtgAACAAATCAATAAGTCTAATCAacaaaatttgtatttaattttttttaaaaaaaaaaaagataaaccacGGTAGCATTAGCATACTggcattaaaaacaaattaggcaaaatttgaatttaattaatgttaataaactaagtttaaaataaaaaaggaacaaaacGGGGGCTGAATCAtattcatattaatatatatatatatatatatatatatatatatatatatatatatatatatgggaaaacatcatctaggaacgtttttagattttaaatctatggatgtttttaaatctaagccgttggattatccgatggttgattgattatataaacattgtACACTTTTTTACtgatcactgtacaacactgtagaacgcggtttctacagttcataatgataagagccgtcagattttcatccgatgaTTACTATGGACATTCCTAGATTTGAAATACAGGGatgtccctagatgatgggttatatatatatatatatatatatatatatatatatagattgtgAATTGATTGTGTTTCTGGTGGTCTGTGAGAGATTTCCTCGTTGAGGGAGGGTGTGCCCTAGGACTACGTTCTTAACCATCGCCGGCGAACCGGAGGCCGGTGGCGGAGAGGGAGCCATTAGCGGCTCTAGCTTTGTGAAGCGGCGGAGGCTGAGACGCAGAGGACTCTATCGAGCATCTGTTTTCTCTCTTAAGCTGCATAAAGTTCCGATCTTTGGAGAATAGGGGCCATGAAGGCTGGGAGAAAGAACCTGAAGAAGGCCGTGGAAGAAGACGGGCTCGCTCTCCAGGAAGGTCAGAGCATCATGCAAGTCGTATCTCTTCGAGGTTCCAATCTCATTGAGGTCTAACATCTGCTTCCTAGATTCATGCAGAGGAGTATTTTTGTTCCTTATCCGTGATAAAAATACAGAATTTCATATGCTTGTTCTTATGTGGAGTATTATGAATTTGTCACCTATTTTTGCTGATTGAATTGGTAGAAGTATTCGGAGAGGTTTCTTTTCCTTGGTTGAACTCCAAAAGCTTTTTTTGCCAACTGGGACTGTTCTCTTTTACTATGGTCTTGTTTTGataaatttgattgattgattgattgattgttaATGcgtattctttttattgttcatCTCTTAGGTCATGGATGCAAAAGGTGTAAAATCTTTGGCTCTATTCCCAGCCAAATTTCAGAAAAGCTTCTGGATTAAGAGAGGTTATTTCTTAACACGAAAGTTTCTTGTTTTGCTATCCAGTTTTAGAACATTCACATTTGTGGGTTGATGGTGTATGTTTATCTAGGAGAATTATACTCCCATGAATTTGTTGTAACAGAGACTTGATTTTTTATTGTGAAATGATgatgtttcaatttttgtttaGGGAGTTATGTTGTGGTAGATGACAGTGGGAGGGAGAAGGCTCTTGAATCTGGTAGCAAAATAGCATGTGTGGTTTCGCAAGTTCTTTTTCATGAGCAAGTTCGGGCCCTTGAAAAATCTTCCCAGTGGTGAGATTCCtgatgctttcttcttcttcttatcatttcttttacttGTCATTTTGTCATAACATAGTATCAAATAGTTCATGTCTCCTATGATGCTAATGACTCGAAAATTTCAACTAGTTTTTATGTT contains:
- the LOC120283348 gene encoding probable RNA-binding protein EIF1AD; protein product: MKAGRKNLKKAVEEDGLALQEGQSIMQVVSLRGSNLIEVMDAKGVKSLALFPAKFQKSFWIKRGSYVVVDDSGREKALESGSKIACVVSQVLFHEQVRALEKSSQWPTIFQTKTANECKDLPEPSRSEIDHELSSDDEDGLPPLEANLNRNNPLELYSDSDSCVDSDGS
- the LOC120283347 gene encoding transcription elongation factor TFIIS encodes the protein MEKELLDTFAAVKKAADAAAGDGSPAAADRCVDALNELRRIPVTMKDLVNTQVGKRLRALKKHPNARIQAVATDVLEYWKTKVIEESSDKKLGVSDNKNDSRTEAKPERSEQRKDVKTSNAATVKADMSSKSEGKAEKTTKPGPIKTEKNARSAVEQANDGERTPIGEKHASVAKKPLPSTVEPPRLTKMIKCNDPQRDKVRDLLAQSFAKVSDETTKSNREEVRNILDEVDACDPIRVAVTVESVLFEKLGHFNGAQRVKLRSIMFNLRDDKNPDLRRRVLIGDVKPERLIDMPAEEMASDERKLSNKQIKEKALFECERAGAPKASTDQFKCGRCGQRQTTYYQLQTRSADEPMTTFVTCVNCNNHWKFC